Proteins encoded together in one Deltaproteobacteria bacterium window:
- a CDS encoding aminoglycoside phosphotransferase family protein: MLKNHLKKNWENYTGTTLPTTLDIAPITSCTADYGNDVILIFTGRNRYPEYVMKICRSSKYGFKLENEFAALKSRSSIKSLSTYIPTPYYIGEVGQQVFFLQGAFPGTNLFRLIKKRGMSPKNERLLNQSVELLAAINTSKTHLDSKNTMGNPSSADILFRFEREFIHSGISKKKINELQDYLQQSRRNPIRFFLHGDYWPANILVDERENRINGIIDWEFAAAQSTSPMDIIWFLVNLGYCLHLHKDSSMDIPTAFVQTFFSRGVYAETLADLFDRYVAMTKIDRGSFRILLEITLAVISMRELIAYGKHSAMDRLSLKMLLHTVENEKSLCV, from the coding sequence TTGCTAAAAAACCATCTCAAAAAAAACTGGGAAAACTATACCGGGACCACGTTGCCCACCACACTGGATATCGCCCCCATCACATCCTGTACTGCTGACTACGGAAACGATGTAATATTGATCTTTACCGGCCGGAACCGATATCCGGAATATGTCATGAAGATATGTCGCTCTTCCAAGTATGGTTTCAAATTGGAGAATGAATTCGCCGCACTTAAATCCCGTTCAAGCATCAAATCACTCTCTACCTATATTCCGACTCCCTATTACATCGGGGAGGTCGGACAACAAGTATTTTTCCTCCAGGGCGCCTTCCCCGGAACGAACTTATTCCGTTTAATCAAGAAAAGAGGCATGTCCCCGAAAAATGAACGCTTACTCAATCAATCCGTAGAGTTACTTGCCGCAATCAATACATCCAAAACACATCTCGATTCAAAGAATACAATGGGCAACCCTTCATCCGCTGATATCCTGTTCCGGTTCGAAAGGGAATTCATTCATTCCGGAATCAGTAAAAAGAAAATAAATGAACTGCAAGACTATTTGCAACAATCCCGAAGAAACCCCATACGTTTTTTCCTGCATGGTGATTACTGGCCAGCCAACATTCTGGTTGACGAAAGGGAAAACCGCATTAATGGTATCATAGACTGGGAGTTCGCTGCAGCGCAATCGACAAGCCCCATGGACATCATTTGGTTTCTGGTCAACCTTGGATACTGCCTGCATCTCCACAAAGATAGCAGCATGGATATACCGACCGCATTTGTTCAAACCTTTTTTTCGCGTGGAGTGTATGCGGAAACATTGGCTGACCTTTTTGACCGTTATGTCGCGATGACCAAAATAGACCGTGGTTCATTCAGAATTTTGTTGGAAATAACACTTGCAGTAATATCCATGCGTGAGCTGATCGCCTATGGAAAACATTCCGCGATGGATCGGCTTTCCTTGAAAATGCTCTTACATACCGTGGAAAACGAAAAGAGTCTTTGTGTTTGA